The following proteins are encoded in a genomic region of Flammeovirga pectinis:
- a CDS encoding muramidase family protein, translating into MNYTVKAGDTLYKIARENNVTTNELLAFNDWASVPSLQIGQVIQVGQDISNENEGTSKTVYKVKQGDSLYAIGRKYNASPAAILTANNLTKNQGLYIGQILKIPSESVTTPEVKVQNNSNSSSAQTHTVDKRESLYGISRKYNTSPQAILAENGFPDNTPIYIGQVLKIPVKGEEKTSIEIPTPTTNNGVTTVKKSSEVYTVQQGDTLYKISSLFGISPQRLLELNGFNSTTPIQIGQELIVKNGSVSSSSTPTIQTPKPEVKKVDTRRVHTVGKGESLYAISKKYNSTPALILNANGLAIDATIFVGQKLRIPEGQKEVEETQAPIVKSQGYQVYTVQTGDYISKIATKFGVSPQLLVDTNHLPNGRIHVGQQLMIPSESLQPKSVGDTKNLQGRSIYQLTKVDGKAALSSGIKSTVGASYKMNPTDITAIQNRLSQLGILNSNHNENANAIAQSNGGVVPGSRIPKTLGAIKELQNKYRLNWWVESATRAEMLGTNKFTYGVIENNDITFKFLREYTKYTLKFPHPITGETKVAEFKNFVRSGYNQYYDGVGYIGKSLPSAVPLKVYTDVGLSTTLASAMQVVSSHEGNFDAINSYDKAFFSYGFIQFAGGGRGLAPVIARMKVSQPALFKSIFQNVGIDVTYTTRNNDIHQGELIIDFPGKGKLKGIEAEKALRGDHQLYGPFIRAAFHPDLVKAQIEQAVKAYAKPALGIKLAINTGSFSQSLPITDIINSAMGLGFAIDMTVNKWIVKTGQMFSDAINTIARKRGLHSYDQLTRIDEKEVIQEIVNKEGGADKRVADRGSSMLHSNLSSAKSPNKGQGLIA; encoded by the coding sequence ATGAATTATACTGTAAAGGCAGGAGATACTCTTTATAAAATTGCTAGAGAAAATAACGTTACAACAAATGAACTCTTAGCTTTTAATGATTGGGCTAGTGTACCATCACTCCAAATAGGCCAAGTTATACAAGTTGGGCAAGATATATCTAATGAAAATGAGGGCACATCAAAAACTGTCTATAAAGTAAAACAAGGTGATTCACTTTATGCAATAGGTAGAAAATATAATGCAAGTCCGGCTGCCATATTAACTGCAAATAATCTCACCAAAAATCAAGGTTTATATATTGGTCAGATCTTAAAAATACCATCAGAATCAGTTACTACTCCTGAAGTAAAAGTACAAAATAACAGTAATTCATCCTCTGCACAAACACATACTGTAGATAAACGTGAATCTCTTTATGGAATATCAAGAAAATACAATACTTCTCCTCAAGCAATACTTGCCGAAAATGGTTTCCCAGATAACACTCCAATTTATATAGGACAAGTTTTAAAGATTCCTGTTAAAGGAGAAGAAAAAACATCAATAGAAATCCCTACTCCAACTACAAATAATGGAGTAACTACAGTAAAAAAATCATCTGAAGTATATACCGTTCAACAGGGAGATACACTTTATAAAATATCATCTCTTTTTGGTATAAGCCCACAAAGATTATTAGAGTTAAATGGTTTCAATAGCACTACTCCAATTCAAATTGGTCAAGAACTTATTGTAAAAAATGGTAGTGTTTCCTCATCTTCTACACCAACTATTCAGACTCCTAAACCAGAAGTTAAGAAAGTTGATACGAGAAGAGTTCATACAGTTGGTAAAGGAGAGTCTTTGTATGCCATTTCAAAAAAATACAATTCAACTCCTGCACTTATTTTAAACGCTAATGGTTTAGCTATTGATGCTACTATATTTGTAGGTCAAAAGTTAAGAATACCAGAAGGACAAAAAGAGGTAGAAGAAACGCAAGCTCCAATTGTAAAATCACAAGGGTATCAAGTATACACTGTTCAAACAGGTGATTATATTTCTAAAATTGCCACTAAATTTGGAGTAAGTCCTCAGTTATTAGTAGATACAAACCATCTACCGAATGGCAGAATACATGTAGGTCAACAATTAATGATTCCTTCAGAAAGTCTACAGCCGAAATCTGTTGGAGACACCAAAAATCTACAAGGCCGTTCTATTTATCAACTTACAAAAGTTGACGGTAAAGCTGCTTTATCTAGTGGAATTAAAAGTACTGTCGGTGCATCCTATAAAATGAATCCGACAGATATTACTGCTATTCAAAATAGATTGAGTCAGTTGGGGATTCTGAACAGTAATCATAACGAAAATGCAAACGCTATCGCTCAATCAAATGGTGGAGTAGTACCTGGTAGCCGCATACCAAAAACATTAGGAGCAATAAAAGAATTACAAAATAAATACAGATTAAACTGGTGGGTAGAAAGTGCGACAAGAGCAGAAATGTTGGGCACAAATAAATTCACTTATGGAGTAATCGAAAATAATGACATTACATTCAAATTCTTAAGAGAGTACACAAAATATACTTTAAAATTCCCACACCCAATTACTGGAGAAACCAAAGTGGCAGAATTTAAAAACTTTGTCCGTAGTGGATATAATCAATATTATGATGGCGTGGGCTATATTGGTAAATCCCTTCCTTCTGCAGTTCCATTAAAAGTATATACTGATGTTGGACTTTCTACAACGTTGGCATCTGCAATGCAAGTAGTCTCTAGTCATGAGGGGAATTTTGACGCTATAAATAGTTATGATAAAGCCTTTTTCTCTTATGGATTTATCCAATTTGCAGGGGGAGGTAGAGGATTAGCTCCCGTTATTGCAAGAATGAAAGTTAGCCAGCCTGCATTATTTAAATCAATTTTTCAAAATGTAGGTATTGATGTCACTTATACTACTAGAAATAATGATATACACCAAGGTGAATTAATTATTGATTTCCCTGGAAAAGGCAAGTTAAAAGGAATTGAGGCTGAGAAAGCACTTAGAGGAGACCACCAATTATATGGACCATTTATTAGAGCAGCTTTCCACCCTGATCTTGTAAAAGCACAAATTGAACAAGCTGTAAAAGCCTATGCTAAACCTGCTTTAGGAATAAAATTAGCAATTAATACAGGGAGCTTTTCACAGTCATTACCTATTACAGACATAATTAACTCTGCAATGGGCTTAGGCTTTGCAATTGATATGACTGTTAATAAATGGATTGTAAAAACTGGGCAAATGTTCTCTGATGCAATAAATACTATTGCTCGAAAAAGAGGATTACATAGTTATGATCAGCTCACTAGAATTGATGAAAAAGAAGTAATTCAAGAAATCGTAAACAAAGAAGGCGGAGCAGATAAAAGAGTTGCAGATAGAGGATCGAGTATGTTACATAGCAATCTTAGTTCTGCAAAAAGTCCAAATAAAGGGCAAGGTTTGATTGCCTAA
- a CDS encoding iron-sulfur cluster biosynthesis family protein, whose product MKIDNPISITDQAAEEVKNILSQKKVPEGYSLRIGIKGGGGCGGAAFSLGFDTKKETDIEYITKDIPVLIDKRQMLFLIDLEVDFEDRRDERGFVFNKVTAQ is encoded by the coding sequence ATGAAGATCGATAATCCGATTAGCATTACAGATCAAGCGGCAGAAGAAGTCAAAAATATTTTAAGCCAAAAGAAAGTACCTGAAGGTTATTCATTACGTATTGGTATTAAAGGCGGAGGAGGTTGCGGAGGAGCAGCTTTTTCATTAGGCTTTGATACTAAAAAAGAAACAGATATTGAGTATATTACTAAAGATATACCTGTTTTAATAGATAAACGACAGATGCTATTTCTTATTGACTTAGAAGTAGATTTTGAGGACAGAAGAGACGAACGCGGATTTGTATTCAACAAAGTCACTGCTCAGTAA
- a CDS encoding S41 family peptidase, giving the protein MTEPKSTKKDNLLELKAWIPLVIGVSIGIGVIIGTHLRSPSVSSKRLAVDSNATKFEKLLNYVDKYYVDSVDINDLTQKAIDHVLDDLDPHTIYVPPTEADAMASRLEDGFEGVGIEFRVIDDTLKVVSVMKGGPSIKTGIRAGDKIITVNGDTIAGKLITNSEIVKKLRGKKGTTVDVGIRRKKENDLLAFSITRGKVPTPSVESAYMLDEETGYIKISKFGTKTYEEFHNALLNLKSDGMYNLVLDLRDNGGGFLGQAVKIADDLLPKNDLIVYTEGKGKEFTEKEFSVRRPDFNGPIIVLVNERSASASEIVTGALQDHDRAVIVGRRTYGKGLVQRQIRLKDNSLLRLTISRYYTPSGRSIQKPYGEGISYDDDINQRYKSGELFNKDSIKLDKMPQFKTDADRIVYGGGGIIPDNFVPLDTTSMGIYYYTLEHTDMLRDFALDYASDRYITLQEEGLDSFINSFDKDANIIPALEKFSVENGITKRRKKHNDQIINNYLTHRVKVLIARAMWGDEGYYKVVNTKDPMIKEAKSLIEKGLATQDTIQKKTEG; this is encoded by the coding sequence ATGACAGAACCTAAATCAACAAAAAAAGATAACTTATTAGAATTAAAAGCATGGATTCCATTGGTAATTGGCGTGTCTATTGGCATTGGTGTAATTATCGGAACACACTTGCGTTCTCCAAGCGTATCATCTAAACGTTTGGCAGTAGATTCTAATGCAACAAAGTTTGAAAAGCTTCTTAATTATGTTGATAAATATTATGTTGATAGTGTAGATATTAATGATCTTACACAAAAAGCTATCGATCATGTTCTTGATGATTTAGATCCACATACTATATATGTCCCTCCAACAGAGGCAGATGCTATGGCTTCTAGATTAGAAGATGGTTTTGAAGGTGTTGGTATAGAATTTAGAGTAATTGATGATACGCTTAAGGTTGTTTCTGTTATGAAAGGTGGACCATCAATTAAAACTGGAATTCGTGCTGGAGATAAAATAATTACTGTGAACGGTGATACAATTGCAGGAAAACTGATTACTAACTCAGAAATTGTCAAAAAATTAAGAGGTAAAAAAGGTACAACTGTCGATGTTGGTATCAGAAGAAAAAAAGAAAACGATTTATTAGCCTTTTCAATTACGAGAGGGAAAGTACCTACTCCATCTGTTGAGTCTGCTTATATGTTAGATGAAGAAACAGGTTACATTAAAATTTCTAAGTTTGGAACAAAAACTTACGAAGAATTTCATAATGCACTCCTTAATTTAAAATCTGATGGGATGTATAATCTTGTACTTGATTTAAGAGACAATGGAGGTGGTTTTTTAGGGCAGGCTGTAAAAATTGCAGATGACCTTCTTCCTAAAAATGATCTAATAGTTTACACAGAAGGAAAGGGAAAAGAATTTACCGAAAAAGAATTTAGTGTTAGAAGACCAGACTTTAATGGGCCTATCATTGTTTTGGTAAACGAAAGAAGCGCTTCTGCTTCAGAAATTGTAACAGGTGCATTACAAGACCATGATAGAGCGGTAATTGTTGGAAGAAGAACGTACGGTAAAGGCCTAGTACAACGCCAAATTAGACTTAAAGATAATTCTCTTTTACGCTTAACAATATCTAGATATTATACGCCTAGTGGTAGAAGTATTCAGAAACCATACGGAGAAGGAATTTCTTATGATGATGATATAAACCAACGTTATAAAAGTGGAGAACTTTTTAATAAAGACAGTATTAAATTAGACAAAATGCCCCAGTTTAAAACTGATGCAGACAGAATAGTTTATGGAGGTGGAGGTATTATTCCTGATAATTTCGTCCCTCTTGATACAACTTCAATGGGTATCTATTATTATACTTTGGAGCATACAGACATGCTAAGAGATTTTGCATTAGACTATGCAAGTGATAGATATATAACCTTACAAGAAGAAGGGTTGGACAGCTTTATAAATAGTTTTGATAAAGATGCCAATATAATTCCAGCACTAGAGAAATTTAGTGTTGAAAATGGAATCACAAAACGTAGAAAAAAGCATAACGATCAAATTATAAATAATTACCTTACTCATAGAGTCAAGGTTTTGATAGCTAGAGCAATGTGGGGAGATGAAGGGTATTATAAAGTTGTGAATACTAAAGACCCTATGATTAAAGAAGCTAAATCTTTAATAGAAAAAGGCCTAGCTACACAAGATACAATTCAAAAGAAAACTGAAGGATAA
- a CDS encoding FIST signal transduction protein, with product MLFLETNASSILSTLKEDHNDKDLYIFLVSEASAELIPQLISLFNQNNMTCFGGVFPSLISGTERINQGLIVKKYTLVDGPYIVKNDNKLKYESISNTAKSCFLFIDGLSEKIVSIIENIYNQLGSKYDYFGGGCGTIPLKKAPSVFTNQGFFSDCAILCFVEEDFNLGIKHGWERAYGPIIATKTENKYIEEFNWETASDFYKNILEELTGEKVDSENFFPLAQAHPIGISKEGQEDIIRDPIEISKNGAVKFPCHVLENSVLYLMKSSTKQIINSAKEATQIAISNVHLDQKIDPFIIDCFSRASFLGNKYNEPLKQTKELLVEDITDIKLEGALSLGEISSYENGQYIEFFNKTFVINAISKFKK from the coding sequence ATGTTATTTTTAGAAACTAATGCTAGTTCTATACTATCTACACTAAAAGAAGATCATAACGATAAAGACCTGTACATTTTTTTAGTTTCTGAAGCATCAGCTGAATTAATACCACAGCTTATATCTCTTTTTAATCAAAACAATATGACTTGTTTTGGAGGTGTATTTCCCTCATTAATTTCAGGAACTGAGAGAATAAACCAAGGTTTAATCGTAAAAAAATATACTTTAGTAGATGGACCTTATATTGTTAAGAATGACAACAAATTAAAATATGAGTCAATTTCTAATACAGCAAAAAGTTGCTTTCTATTTATTGACGGATTATCAGAAAAAATTGTTAGTATTATAGAAAATATTTACAACCAACTCGGTAGTAAATATGATTATTTTGGTGGAGGTTGTGGAACTATTCCTTTAAAAAAAGCACCTTCAGTATTTACAAATCAAGGTTTTTTTAGCGATTGTGCTATTCTCTGTTTTGTAGAAGAAGATTTTAATTTAGGTATAAAACATGGTTGGGAAAGAGCGTACGGTCCGATAATCGCGACTAAAACAGAAAATAAATATATAGAAGAGTTTAATTGGGAAACTGCCTCAGATTTCTATAAAAACATACTTGAGGAACTTACAGGAGAAAAAGTAGACAGTGAAAATTTTTTCCCACTTGCACAAGCTCACCCAATAGGAATTTCGAAAGAAGGGCAAGAAGATATAATTCGAGATCCAATTGAGATTTCAAAAAATGGTGCCGTAAAGTTCCCTTGCCATGTTTTAGAAAATTCTGTATTGTATCTTATGAAGTCGAGTACAAAACAGATTATTAACTCTGCGAAAGAAGCTACTCAAATTGCTATTTCAAATGTTCATTTAGATCAAAAAATTGATCCCTTTATTATAGACTGTTTCTCTAGAGCATCGTTCTTAGGTAATAAATATAATGAGCCTTTAAAGCAAACTAAAGAGCTTTTAGTAGAAGATATTACAGATATAAAATTAGAAGGAGCTTTATCTTTAGGAGAAATTTCTTCTTATGAAAACGGCCAATACATAGAATTTTTCAATAAAACATTTGTCATCAATGCTATCTCAAAATTCAAAAAATGA
- a CDS encoding ATP-binding protein has product MLSQNSKNDVLQDMILLYELALQTGKTIDFKQNIENFLKLLISRKSLSSANIWLKGLTIKEASISLLPSYIEADDWVRTIQFPIKDINKKQTEFVEHFINRAQGEEVKSFSVKQEYLINNTNTVKEGTYLLYQLDNFGCMMLYSCVIDDTRIGDRATKKLRVVFDRFKVSVIASLNQLKLENEVNKTKAMSDEIMMLSKFPLQSPYPVLRFTDNVELLFLNSAAEKIADHFKELQWVYSKMFSESLSTNSIKVYEQVIEGRYYTLTVKPIPEYGYVNIYGMDITIRKSIENKLKEEKEKAEKLAEVKMEFLSTMSHEIRTPMNSIIGSINLLIDTALDTYQSKKLEMMRFAADNLLRLINEILDFNKLEAHKVNLEKIRFSLPETLENIFSMHSDNAEQKNIAFDLIFNKTPINFIIGDPTRLSQILLNLLSNAIKFTEKGGVELSVQSTFNNQKTIVYQFIIKDSGIGISDDRISAIFEAFTQADNSTTRKFGGTGLGLSITKKLVDLLEGSMEVNSKVGKGTEFIVTIPFDIAADQESITKKKAELNEISGNLKDKKVLLVDDNEFNILIAKEFLGRWEAETIVAKNGQEAIEALTTGALDFDIILMDLQMPIMDGFEATLLLRNMQSEYFQNIPIIALTADVASDEIRNLKRKGFNDFASKPFDPDILLQKLLQLIYKK; this is encoded by the coding sequence ATGCTATCTCAAAATTCAAAAAATGATGTTCTACAAGATATGATTCTCTTGTATGAACTGGCTTTGCAAACAGGGAAGACTATTGATTTTAAACAAAATATTGAAAACTTCCTAAAGTTATTAATCAGTAGAAAGAGCCTTTCTTCTGCTAATATCTGGTTAAAAGGGTTAACTATAAAAGAAGCTTCTATTAGCTTACTACCCTCTTACATAGAAGCCGATGATTGGGTCCGCACTATACAATTCCCAATTAAGGATATTAATAAAAAGCAGACTGAATTTGTAGAACATTTTATTAATAGAGCACAAGGAGAAGAGGTTAAATCATTTTCTGTTAAGCAAGAATATTTAATCAATAACACTAATACTGTTAAAGAAGGAACATACCTACTTTACCAACTCGATAATTTTGGTTGCATGATGTTATACTCTTGCGTAATAGATGATACAAGAATTGGAGATAGAGCAACTAAGAAACTGAGAGTTGTATTCGATAGGTTTAAGGTTTCTGTAATTGCATCTTTAAATCAGTTAAAATTAGAAAATGAGGTAAATAAAACGAAAGCCATGAGTGATGAAATCATGATGCTTTCTAAATTTCCACTTCAAAGCCCCTACCCTGTTCTTCGTTTTACAGATAATGTAGAACTTCTGTTTTTAAACTCTGCAGCAGAAAAAATTGCAGATCATTTTAAAGAATTACAATGGGTATATTCCAAAATGTTTAGTGAATCTCTAAGCACTAATTCTATTAAAGTTTATGAGCAAGTAATTGAGGGTAGATATTATACTTTAACCGTAAAACCAATACCGGAGTATGGATATGTAAACATCTACGGTATGGATATTACTATCAGAAAAAGTATTGAAAATAAATTAAAAGAAGAAAAAGAAAAGGCGGAGAAATTAGCAGAGGTTAAGATGGAATTTCTATCTACCATGAGCCACGAAATTAGAACGCCAATGAACTCTATTATTGGTTCTATTAATTTATTAATTGATACTGCTTTAGATACCTATCAATCTAAGAAATTAGAAATGATGCGTTTTGCTGCCGATAACTTACTACGTCTAATTAATGAAATACTTGATTTTAATAAGTTAGAAGCACACAAGGTCAATTTAGAAAAAATTCGTTTTTCTCTTCCAGAGACTCTTGAAAATATATTCTCTATGCATTCTGACAATGCAGAGCAAAAAAATATTGCATTTGATTTAATATTTAACAAAACCCCAATTAATTTTATTATTGGTGATCCTACTCGTTTATCACAGATACTTCTAAATCTATTATCTAATGCAATAAAATTTACAGAAAAAGGAGGGGTTGAACTTTCTGTTCAAAGCACATTTAATAACCAGAAAACAATTGTCTATCAATTTATTATTAAAGATAGCGGCATAGGTATTTCTGATGATAGGATAAGTGCAATATTTGAAGCTTTTACACAAGCAGACAATAGCACTACTAGAAAGTTTGGAGGAACTGGACTTGGGTTAAGTATTACAAAAAAACTCGTTGATTTATTAGAAGGTAGCATGGAAGTAAATAGTAAGGTTGGTAAAGGAACTGAATTTATAGTAACAATACCTTTTGATATTGCTGCTGACCAAGAAAGTATTACAAAAAAGAAAGCTGAATTGAATGAGATTTCAGGTAATCTAAAAGATAAGAAAGTACTACTCGTAGATGATAATGAGTTCAATATATTGATTGCAAAAGAGTTTTTAGGAAGATGGGAAGCAGAAACCATTGTTGCTAAAAACGGACAAGAAGCCATTGAAGCTTTAACAACTGGAGCATTAGATTTTGATATAATTCTTATGGATCTTCAGATGCCAATAATGGATGGCTTTGAAGCAACTCTATTGTTACGAAATATGCAAAGTGAATACTTTCAAAATATCCCGATTATAGCATTAACAGCAGATGTTGCAAGCGATGAAATTAGAAACCTTAAGAGAAAAGGTTTTAATGATTTTGCCTCTAAACCTTTTGATCCAGATATACTTTTACAAAAACTACTACAGCTAATTTATAAAAAGTGA
- a CDS encoding lysylphosphatidylglycerol synthase transmembrane domain-containing protein has translation MKTQQQKMLSNFSPTKIILPILVGLGVLVYMISSDDSINYDVIVDNLKNLSLWWVFASFLVLFGRDFGYMYRIRELTDKKLNWNSSFYVIMLWEFASAVTPSVVGGTTLAVFIMNKEKIPFGKALSFVMLTAVLDNLFFVTASLLVIALFPGSIFPANNYSAEILGLTLGLKQLFAISVTLILLYTLLMAWGLFIGPKSFKKFLWFLTSTRFTKRWRKSAVKSGNEMILAANELKGHPKSYWIKVISSTVFIWTARYAMLNCLINAFLHIDLFTLTSTDIHNQFLIFGRQIVMWIVMLVSPTPGSAGTAEYFFGEFFKEFFSNGGIVLVVALFWRLFTYYAYLLIGVFILPRWLQKTATKKN, from the coding sequence ATGAAGACACAACAGCAAAAAATGCTAAGTAATTTTAGTCCAACTAAGATTATTTTGCCAATTTTAGTAGGACTTGGTGTGTTAGTTTACATGATATCGTCAGATGATAGTATAAACTATGATGTGATTGTAGACAATTTAAAAAACTTAAGCCTTTGGTGGGTATTCGCCTCGTTCTTAGTGTTATTTGGTAGAGACTTTGGCTACATGTATCGGATAAGAGAACTAACTGATAAAAAGTTAAATTGGAATTCTAGCTTTTACGTTATCATGCTTTGGGAGTTTGCATCTGCTGTTACTCCATCTGTTGTTGGAGGAACTACATTGGCAGTCTTTATTATGAATAAAGAAAAGATTCCTTTCGGGAAAGCCCTCAGTTTTGTAATGCTCACTGCTGTTTTAGATAATCTCTTTTTTGTTACTGCTTCTTTATTAGTTATAGCTTTATTTCCTGGTTCTATATTTCCTGCAAATAATTACTCTGCAGAAATTCTAGGGCTTACCCTTGGTTTAAAACAACTCTTTGCAATTAGTGTTACACTAATCCTTCTCTATACACTATTAATGGCATGGGGACTTTTTATTGGTCCAAAATCATTTAAAAAATTCCTCTGGTTTTTAACTTCAACTCGCTTTACAAAAAGATGGAGAAAGAGTGCCGTTAAAAGTGGTAATGAAATGATTCTAGCTGCTAATGAATTGAAAGGACATCCAAAAAGTTATTGGATAAAAGTTATTTCATCAACAGTGTTTATTTGGACTGCACGCTATGCAATGCTCAATTGCTTAATCAATGCGTTTTTACATATAGACCTTTTTACATTAACGTCTACAGATATTCATAATCAATTCTTAATATTTGGTAGACAAATAGTTATGTGGATTGTAATGTTAGTATCTCCTACTCCGGGTAGTGCTGGAACAGCAGAATACTTCTTTGGCGAGTTCTTTAAAGAATTTTTCTCTAATGGAGGTATTGTATTAGTTGTTGCTCTATTTTGGCGATTGTTCACCTATTATGCCTACCTATTAATAGGCGTATTTATTTTACCGAGGTGGTTACAAAAAACCGCAACAAAAAAGAACTAA
- a CDS encoding YgiQ family radical SAM protein, which produces MIKKENNISDWLPITKKEMELRGWDSLDVIIISGDAYVDHPSFGAAVIARLVESEGLRVGIVPQPNWRDDLRDFKKLGKPNLFFGVTGGCMDSMVNHYTAAKRKRSNDAYTPGGEAGYRPDYATVVYTKILKELYPEVPVLIGGIEASLRRVTHYDYWSDQLKPSILQESGADILVYGMGEQPLKQIIKLVAKGVPMTSLKTIQQTAILQPIEEDIPKGVHWNNLELKSHEECLEDKIKFASNFKFIERESNKQNADRLIQNIGDKRLVINPPYKTMKEKEIDASFDLPYTRLPHPKYSNKGPIPAFDMIKFSINMHRGCFGGCSFCTISAHQGKMIASRSEGSIIKEINEVTKMPDFKGYLSDLGGPSANMYKMKGKVQSICDRCVSPSCIHPVVCDNLDSSHKAMTKLYRKVDEIPEIKKAFVSSGIRYDLLVSEYNKADETKSLNEYMEQVVTRHIPGRLKVAPEHTSDPVLRIMRKPSFKYFHMFKEKFEQVNKKHGLKQPLIPYFISSHPGCEMQDMANLALETKEMGFQLEQVQDFTPTPMTVATVIYYSGVHPYTLKPVNTVKDPRRKKDQNKFFFWYKKENQAWIRDTLRKTGNSKMAEDLLTYHAKMKKDERDQKKNPSAKSKFSSTKTSTTPTNGKVKSRSKKRRK; this is translated from the coding sequence ATGATAAAAAAAGAAAATAACATATCAGATTGGCTACCAATCACGAAGAAAGAAATGGAATTGCGTGGTTGGGATAGCTTAGATGTAATAATAATATCTGGCGACGCCTACGTTGACCATCCTTCATTTGGAGCAGCAGTAATTGCTAGACTTGTTGAGTCTGAAGGATTACGCGTAGGTATTGTCCCTCAGCCAAACTGGAGAGATGACCTTAGAGATTTTAAAAAACTAGGTAAACCAAATCTGTTTTTTGGTGTTACTGGAGGTTGTATGGATTCTATGGTTAACCACTATACAGCAGCCAAAAGAAAAAGATCTAATGATGCGTATACTCCTGGAGGAGAAGCAGGTTATAGACCTGACTATGCAACAGTAGTTTACACAAAAATATTAAAAGAATTATATCCTGAAGTACCTGTATTAATTGGAGGTATTGAAGCATCTTTACGTCGTGTTACACATTACGATTATTGGTCTGACCAATTAAAGCCTTCAATATTACAAGAATCTGGAGCTGATATTTTAGTATATGGAATGGGAGAACAACCTTTAAAGCAAATCATTAAGTTGGTGGCTAAAGGAGTTCCTATGACGTCTTTAAAAACAATTCAGCAAACAGCTATTCTTCAACCTATTGAAGAAGATATTCCAAAAGGTGTACATTGGAATAATTTAGAATTAAAGTCGCATGAAGAATGTTTGGAAGACAAAATTAAATTTGCCTCTAACTTCAAGTTTATTGAGAGAGAATCAAATAAGCAAAATGCAGATCGTTTAATTCAAAATATTGGTGATAAAAGATTGGTAATTAATCCTCCTTATAAAACAATGAAGGAGAAGGAGATTGATGCTTCTTTCGATCTACCCTATACAAGATTACCTCACCCAAAATATTCGAATAAAGGGCCAATACCTGCATTTGATATGATTAAGTTCTCTATCAATATGCATAGAGGATGCTTTGGAGGATGTAGTTTCTGTACAATATCCGCACATCAAGGTAAAATGATTGCTAGCCGTTCTGAAGGATCTATTATTAAAGAAATCAACGAAGTTACTAAAATGCCTGATTTTAAAGGGTATTTAAGTGATTTAGGTGGGCCTAGTGCTAATATGTACAAAATGAAAGGTAAGGTACAATCTATTTGTGACCGTTGTGTGAGCCCTTCTTGTATACATCCAGTGGTTTGTGATAATTTAGACTCATCGCATAAAGCAATGACTAAACTCTACAGAAAAGTAGATGAAATTCCTGAAATCAAAAAAGCATTTGTAAGTAGCGGTATTCGTTATGACCTTTTAGTAAGTGAGTATAACAAAGCTGACGAGACAAAAAGTTTAAATGAATATATGGAGCAAGTGGTAACAAGACATATTCCTGGTAGGCTAAAAGTTGCACCAGAACATACGTCAGACCCTGTACTTAGAATTATGAGGAAGCCCTCATTTAAGTATTTCCATATGTTTAAAGAAAAATTTGAACAGGTCAATAAAAAACACGGTTTAAAGCAACCATTAATTCCTTATTTTATTTCAAGTCACCCTGGCTGTGAAATGCAAGATATGGCAAACCTTGCTTTAGAAACCAAAGAAATGGGCTTTCAATTAGAACAAGTACAAGATTTTACTCCTACCCCAATGACTGTCGCTACAGTTATTTATTATTCTGGAGTACACCCTTATACTTTAAAGCCAGTTAACACGGTAAAAGATCCTAGACGTAAAAAAGATCAGAATAAATTTTTCTTCTGGTATAAAAAAGAAAATCAAGCTTGGATTAGAGATACTCTTCGTAAAACAGGAAACTCTAAAATGGCTGAAGACTTACTAACCTATCATGCTAAAATGAAAAAAGATGAGCGTGATCAAAAGAAAAATCCTTCTGCCAAAAGTAAATTTTCGTCTACTAAAACTTCTACTACTCCAACTAATGGTAAAGTAAAAAGTCGAAGTAAGAAAAGAAGAAAATAA